A portion of the Acidisarcina polymorpha genome contains these proteins:
- a CDS encoding peptidylprolyl isomerase encodes MSLTPGTYAVFNTTEGKITTKLFPEQAPKTVANFIELAEGTKDWVHPTGGKKSGEKLYDGTIFHRVIPNFMIQGGDPIGVGTGGPGYRFEDETKGSPHKFDKPGKLAMANAGPNTNGSQFFITVANTDWLTGKHTIFGEVVEGQDVVEKISNVARNGQDKPHKPVVIESLVIERIA; translated from the coding sequence ATGTCCCTTACTCCCGGAACTTACGCTGTCTTCAATACCACGGAAGGCAAGATCACCACCAAGCTTTTCCCTGAACAGGCACCGAAAACGGTCGCCAACTTTATCGAGCTCGCGGAAGGAACCAAGGACTGGGTTCATCCGACCGGCGGTAAGAAGAGTGGTGAAAAGTTGTATGACGGCACGATCTTCCATCGCGTCATTCCGAACTTCATGATTCAAGGTGGAGACCCGATCGGCGTCGGCACCGGTGGCCCAGGCTACCGCTTCGAGGACGAGACCAAAGGATCGCCGCATAAGTTCGATAAGCCGGGCAAGCTCGCGATGGCGAACGCCGGCCCGAATACCAATGGTTCTCAATTCTTCATCACCGTCGCGAATACGGATTGGCTGACCGGGAAGCACACCATCTTCGGCGAAGTGGTGGAGGGACAGGACGTTGTGGAGAAGATCTCTAATGTCGCCAGAAATGGCCAGGACAAACCGCATAAGCCGGTCGTGATCGAGAGCCTGGTGATCGAGCGGATCGCTTAG